In Eubacteriales bacterium mix99, the DNA window TGTCGCATAACCGGTTGCGTTCAGTTCTCCAAACAATACCTTGCTTTTATCTGCGGTAAGGTCACGGTCAATATGGTCGCCCCAATCAGCGTTCCAAGAGAAACTTGCCGCTCCGCCTACGCTGTCGGCTTTGTAGAAGTTCAGCGTTCCGCTGTCACCCAAATCAGAAACAAGCGTTTTACCGCCGAACCACCCGGCATTATTGCCAAAAACGCCGACTATCGCAACAACCACCACGAAACAAGCCGCTATGGGTGCGAGCCGCTTCAATGTTTTATTCATATGATACACCTTTTTCCTTTCAGATTTGCCCGAATGGTTACGGGCGAGGATTGCGGAAAGCATTCGCTCATCGGCGGTGCTGTCCGGTTCAATCTTGTTCCAAGAGTCAATGATTCGTCTATTCTTCATAGAAGTTACCACCTAACCTTTCCCGGAGGATGCGGCGCGCCTCGCTGAGGTAATTGCGGATTGTGGATTGCGGTTTTTCGAGAATCTTGGCAATCTCGACGCTGTCGTAGCCTTCATAATAATAGAGATAGATAACCATCTTGTATTTATCAGGCAAGCCCATGACTACGCTGAAAACCTCGTCGATTTCAACATTCCCTTTGCCTTGGAGGAATTCGTAATCCTCCAAGTTCCCCCGTTTGCGCCACCAGTTCCGCAGGATGTTCTCAATACGGTATGTAACTACGGCTCCATTTTCAAAGGAGATCAGCCAGCGGCCATATATTGCATGCTTTTTCCAATCAGGATCTTTTGTATCGCACCATGGGCAGCTGTGTTCCCCGGGATTGAATTCAGACATATATTTGTTGAATAGGTCCTCAGCAGATAGATTTTTTAAATTTAGCTTGTGAAACAGTCCAAAACCTCTTATCATAGTAGTGTACCTCAATCTCAAGTTTGACAGTAAAAAAGAGAAAAAGGAGCCGTAAGCCTTAGGTATGAGCAAGGTTGCGGCTTTTATCATATGAGAAGAAGTTGTAGTGAAAATTATCTTTTTTTGCTTGTCCTAAACTTTTTTTAATTTCGGATCGGGTAAGTCTCTTCTTTGTAAAATCGAAGCCCATTGCCTTACCGATTGCATCCGTTACATCTGACCTGTAATCAAAAAGATAGATATTTTGGGATTCAGGTGAGCAGGTAATGTTCTTCAGGGCATTGATGATAGCTTCGGGGTAGTACGCGCCACCAAGACGTTTTTGGATCAGTCTGAGGATTACCAGCGATATATAACAAATGAGGAAGTGCGCATGAATCCTGTCTTTACGGGAAACGTACACAGGCCGCGTTTCAAGATCACTTTTTGTAACACGGAAATTATCCTCAATTCGCCAGAGCCCGCGGTACATATCGATGATCCTGTCATCAGAGAATGTGTCGGATCCATCTTCATCGAACAGGTTTGTCACGATGCAGTAATAACCGTCATACTTTTCATCTTCCCTGAATTTCTCCATGTCGATACATGGCCGGCCTTTGGGAGCTTTTTTGATTTCACCTGTTTTCTTATCCACCTTGATATTCTTAACATATCTGAGAGCCCCATAGGACGTGGCCCTTGTGTATGCAGACGGTGTTGAGGCGATACACTGGGCCTTTTTGAGCACAGCTTCCCGTTTCGCTTTGGAGCGGTCCGCATACTTCTTGTTATAGAAAACGATTTGCCGCTGATCCACAAGTACCTTCTTTTTATATGTTCTTCCGCCTTCCTTTAACATATCGACTTCTATCTCCCGCCTGATTACCCGGGACTTGCGCTTGTACTGATCACTGAACTGCTTGTAACCGGATTGATTATTAACATAATCCTTGAATTCTTTGCTTCCTCCCCGGATCGTCTGGCTGAATACGTAGGAGCATTTGCCGCTTTCCAGGTAATAGATGTTGTTCCCGGTATTTTGGGCCGCATCAGCCACTGCGACAACTCTGCCGGATTCATAGGCTCGTACAAGCTCTCCAATCATAGGCCTCAGGTGCAGCTTTTCCGAATTGTTACCAGGGAACAATTCGTAAGAAATCGGAATGCCATCCGCATCCATGGCAAGGCCCAGCTGTACAATGGGATCGGGCCGGTGTTCCTTGGAAGGACCTTTTGCCCTCAGTTCGTCTTCCATATCAATCTCAAAGTAGTAATTCGTCGCATCATAATATACCAGGCTGGTGTCCCGGCTGTATTGCTCTGTAATCCGCTTATGGATTTGAAGCTGTATGGCAGAATCGATCCCTGCATAAAAGCTCAGTGACCGGTATATGTCAATAAGGGAGAAATCATCTTTCTTCTCGAAATCAAAATAGGTGCTCCGATGCTCAAAGGTGCGTTTCTTTGATGCAGGTTCAAGAATCCGCGATATGACAAGCAGTTTCAATATGGTGCTTGTGTTGTAGTCGAAATTCCTGCCTCTCTGCCTGTTGAGAAGGAGCCGGTCCAATCCCAGCTCATAGTAGATCTTTAGAATGGCAATATATCCAAAATTTTTACGGCCGGCTGTATTTTCAGGGAGAACAGTGTCCTTACGTTCTTTTACGATATATTCCGCATCGTTTAAAGCCTTTTCTTTGTTCTTCTCCTCTACATAGGCCTTAAAGTGGGCAATGGGATCATCGTAAACTTTTTGAAGATCATCCAGATACCCGAAGGACTCGACAGTAGTACTGCCTGGATATTTCTTTCCTTTTTTCCGATAGCTTTGCGCCATGCTTAAGTATGTACGTCCAGTTTTTTTGTTTGTTACAGTTTTTAGATACATGACAAAACCTCTCCAAACGGTGTAATATATATCTATTATACCATATATCTCTACGATTGTCTACTATTATTTATCATAATTTTGGTTTAAAAAAAGCCCTGTAGCCTATCGGCTGCAAGGGGTTCAGGAATCGTTGTTCTGTTTTCTACTGTCAAAGAAGCGAGGATCTTTTGTATCGCACCATGGGCAGCTGTGTTCCCCGGGATTGAATTCAGACATATATTTGTTGAATAGGTCCTCAGCAGATAGATTTTTTAAATTTAGCTTGTGAAACAGTCCAAAACCTCTTATCATAGTAGTGTACCTCAATGTACATCGGGGGGTTATCCCCCCGGTTGATCCATGCTCCTTAAGGCTGCATGGTGCAAAAGAGAGAAAGAGGCAGCTGTTGTGGGCGTATACTCTTTCTCTCTTTTTATATACCCATTAACTATATGGTATATTATGTACATCGGTCAATACTTACTGATAAAAAAGTGCCGTATATTACGGCATACAAATATCTGTTATGTACTAAGCAAACAGAACACAATTTGCTGTTTGTTTGCTGATTTAGAAGAATTTAAAATGAAGCACTACAACAAGAGGACCCCCGCCGTGGAAGAGATCCAGGATGCCGTGGAAAAGATACTTATCGAGTCCGGCCATGCCCGGACGACCAAGGAATTTATCCTCTACCGGGCGGAGCGGACCCGCGTCCGGGAAATGAATACCCGGCTGATGAAAATATATGAGGGACTGACCTTTCAGGATGCCAGGGACAACGATCTGAAACGGGAGAACGCAAACATCAACGGGATACCGCCATGGGGACCATGCTGAAATACGGCTCGGAGGGGGCAAAGCAGTTCAACAGCCTGTACATATTGAAGCCGGAGCATTCCGAGGCCCACAGGAACGGCGACATCCATATCCACGATATGGACTTTCTGACCCTGACCACCACCTGCTGCCAGATCGACATCGAAAAACTGTTCCGGCATGGTTTTTCCACCGGCCACGGGCATCTCCGGGAACCACAGGATATCCAGAGCTATGCGACCCTTGCCTGCATCGCCATCCAGTCCAACCAGAACGACCAGCACGGGGGGCAGAGTATTCCCAATTTCGATTACGGAATGGCTTCCGGCGTTGCCAAAACCTATACAAAACTTTACCGGCAGAATCTGGCCAAGGCCCTGGAACTCCTTGCGGATCGGGAAGACGCGGCGGAACAGGCCCTCCGGATCATCGGGACCGTTCGGGAGGAACATCGCCTTGTGCCCTCCCTGAAGAATACCAATCACTATCAGGAAGCGGAAAAGGAGCTGTTGAACCGTATTCTTCCCGACGAACAGACGGGTAACAGGATTCAGGCATTCGCGGAAAAAAGCGTCAAAAAGGAAACGACCGAAATACCTTTCAGACCATGGAAGCCTTGGTTCATAACCTCAATACCATGCACAGCAGGGCAGGCACCCAGATTCCTTTCAGCTCCCTCAATTACGGGACGGATACCTCCCCTGAAGGGAGAATGGTGGTCAAAAACCTGCTGCTGGCAACGGAAGCGGGTCTGGGAAACGGAGAAACCCCCATATTCCCCATCCATATCTTCAAAGTGAAGGAAGGGGTCAATTATCATCCGGGTGAGCCCAATTACGATTTGTTCCGGCTGGCCTGCAAAGTCAGCGCGAAAAGGCTCTTCCCCAACTTCTCTTTCCTGGACGCTCCCTATAACCTGAAATACTATAAGCCCGGCGATCCCGATACGGAAGTCGCCTATATAGGCTGCCGGACCCGGGTCATCGGCAATGTTTACAATCCTTCCCGGAAAGTAGTTTCCGGAAGGGGAAACTTAAGCTTTACGTCTGTGAATCTTCCGAGGCTGGGATTGAAAAACGCGAAGGACACCGCCGGGTTTTGAGAAGAGTTGGACCGGGTCATCGATCTGGTGATCGATCAGCTTTGGGAACGCTATGAGATCCAGGCGAGGTAAAAGGTAAAGAACTATCCGTTCCTGATGGAGCAGGGCATTTGGCTGGATTCGGACAAGCTGGGGCAGGAAGACGAAGTCCGGGAAGTCCTCCGGCACGGCACGCTCTCCATGGGATTCATCGGTCTGGCCGAATGCCTGAAGGCTCTGACGGGCGCGCACCACGGGGAAACGGAGGAGGCGCAGGAGCTGGGCCTCCGAATCATCGGGCATATGCGCCGGCGCATGGATGAGGCAAGCAAAGCCCGCCGGATGAACTACACGCTGCTGGCGACCCCCGCGGAGGGACTGTCGGGCCGGTTTGTCAAAATGGACCGGGAGATTTTCGGCTCCATACCGGGCGTCACGGATCGGGAATATTACACAAACAGCTTTCATATCCCGGTCTATTATGAAATCAGCGCGTTTGACAAGATTCGGCTGGAAGCCCCGTATCACGAGCTTACCAACGCCGGGCACATTACTTATGTGGAGCTGGACGGGGATCCGCTGAAAAACCTCACGGCATTTGAAAAGATCATCCGGGCAATGAAGGAAGCCGGGATCGGCTACGGATCCATAAACCATCCGGTGGATCGGGATACGGTCTGCGGGTATACGGGGATTATCGATGATACCTGCCCCGCCTGCGGCCGGGAGGAAGGCGATGTGCCATTCGAGCGGATCCGGAGGATCACCGGATATCTGGTGGGGACCCTGGACCGCTTCAACGACGCCAAAAAAGCGGAGGTAAGGGGCCGGGTCCGGCATTCCACCGGCAGCTTGCATATGCCGCAAGCAAAGGAAAGGGTACAGGTTTAATCGAGCTTTTGCCGCAAAAACTTATCCGCTGCAGCCACGAAAGCAAATAGCAGCGACAGAACTTGTTGCAGGTGAATCAATAAACAGCCTTTCTATAAATGAAAAAGGAGTAAAAGCAATATGCCGGTAGAGACCATAGTAAATGACAAAAAAGGCATCCGAAAAACTTCATCGCCGACTAAATTACGAATCGCAGGGGTAATCGGGGA includes these proteins:
- a CDS encoding RNA polymerase sigma factor; translation: MIRGFGLFHKLNLKNLSAEDLFNKYMSEFNPGEHSCPWCDTKDPDWKKHAIYGRWLISFENGAVVTYRIENILRNWWRKRGNLEDYEFLQGKGNVEIDEVFSVVMGLPDKYKMVIYLYYYEGYDSVEIAKILEKPQSTIRNYLSEARRILRERLGGNFYEE
- a CDS encoding IS1634 family transposase, producing the protein MYLKTVTNKKTGRTYLSMAQSYRKKGKKYPGSTTVESFGYLDDLQKVYDDPIAHFKAYVEEKNKEKALNDAEYIVKERKDTVLPENTAGRKNFGYIAILKIYYELGLDRLLLNRQRGRNFDYNTSTILKLLVISRILEPASKKRTFEHRSTYFDFEKKDDFSLIDIYRSLSFYAGIDSAIQLQIHKRITEQYSRDTSLVYYDATNYYFEIDMEDELRAKGPSKEHRPDPIVQLGLAMDADGIPISYELFPGNNSEKLHLRPMIGELVRAYESGRVVAVADAAQNTGNNIYYLESGKCSYVFSQTIRGGSKEFKDYVNNQSGYKQFSDQYKRKSRVIRREIEVDMLKEGGRTYKKKVLVDQRQIVFYNKKYADRSKAKREAVLKKAQCIASTPSAYTRATSYGALRYVKNIKVDKKTGEIKKAPKGRPCIDMEKFREDEKYDGYYCIVTNLFDEDGSDTFSDDRIIDMYRGLWRIEDNFRVTKSDLETRPVYVSRKDRIHAHFLICYISLVILRLIQKRLGGAYYPEAIINALKNITCSPESQNIYLFDYRSDVTDAIGKAMGFDFTKKRLTRSEIKKSLGQAKKDNFHYNFFSYDKSRNLAHT